From a single Ovis aries strain OAR_USU_Benz2616 breed Rambouillet chromosome 23, ARS-UI_Ramb_v3.0, whole genome shotgun sequence genomic region:
- the LOC105604560 gene encoding craniofacial development protein 2-like, with amino-acid sequence MEPKQKQYPAVDVTGDRSKIRCCKEQYCIGTWNVRSMNQGKLEVVKQEMARVSVNILGISELRWTGMGEFNPDDHRIYYCGQESFRRNGVAIMVNKRVRNAVLGCNLKNDRMISVRLQGKPFNITVIQVYAPTSNAEEAEVERFYEDLQDLLELTPKKDVLFIVGDWNAKVGSQETTGVTGKFGLGMWNEAGQRLIEFCQENILVIANTLFQQHKRRLYTWTSPDGQHRNQIDYILCNQRWRSSIQSTKTRPGADCGSDHELLISKFRLKLKKVGKTARPFRYDPNQIPYDYTVEVRNRFKGLDLIDRVPDELWTEVRDIVQETGIKTIPMENKCKEAKWLSGEALQIAMKRREAKSKGEKERYKYLNAEFQRTARRDKKAFFSNQCKKIEEKNRMGKTRDLFKKIRDTKGTFHAKMGLIKDRNGMDLTEAEDIKERW; translated from the coding sequence atggagccaaagcaaaaacaatatccagctgtggatgtgactggtgatagaagcaagatccgatgctgtaaagagcaatattgcataggaacctggaatgtcaggtccatgaatcaaggcaaattggaagtggtcaaacaagagatggcaagggtgagcgtcaacattctaggaatcagcgaactaagatggactggaatgggtgaatttaacccagatgaccatcgtatctactactgcgggcaggaatcctttagaagaaatggagtagccatcatggtcaacaagagagtccgaaatgcagtacttggatgcaatctcaaaaacgacagaatgatctctgttcgtctccaaggcaaaccattcaatatcacagttatccaagtctatgccccaaccagtaacgctgaagaagctgaagttgaacggttttatgaagacctacaagaccttttagaactaacacccaaaaaagatgtccttttcattgtaggggactggaatgcaaaagtaggaagtcaagaaacaactggagtaacaggcaaatttggccttggaatgtggaatgaagcagggcaaagactaatagagttttgccaagagaacatactggtcatagcaaacaccctcttccaacaacacaagagaagactctacacatggacatcaccagatggtcaacaccgaaatcagattgattatattctttgcaaccaaagatggagaagctctatacagtcaacaaaaacaagaccaggagctgactgtggctcagatcatgaactccttattagcaaattcagacttaaattgaagaaagtagggaaaaccgctagaccattcaggtatgacccaaatcaaatcccttacgattatacagtggaagtgagaaatagatttaagggcctagatctgatagatagagtgcctgatgaactatggactgaggttcgtgacattgtacaggagacagggatcaagaccatccccatggaaaacaaatgcaaagaagcaaaatggctgtctggggaggccttacaaatagctatgaaaagaagagaggcgaaaagcaaaggagaaaaggaaagatataagtatctgaatgcagagttccaaagaacagcaagaagagataagaaagccttcttcagcaatcaatgcaaaaaaatagaggaaaagaacagaatgggaaagactagagatctcttcaagaaaattagagataccaagggaacatttcatgcaaagatgggcttgataaaagacagaaacggtatggacctaacagaagcagaagatattaaggagaggtggtga